The DNA sequence ATTCCCTGCATGCTTAGCCTTATTAAATATGTAGCACAAAGGAAATGTGCTCTCTTTTACTCTTTAGCCACAGCCCCTCTGGCTGACAACCAAGTGAAAACCACAGCCTCCACATTCAGGTAAAAAAGGTAAATGTGCAGCATGGCCTCATGAAAGCTAATCTTTCAGAAGGTTTTATTCAAGGCATTTCAGCCGTTGAGTTTCTTCCCACGACCTTGACCATCCCGAGTCTGtcatctcttcttcctcctgagCCATGAGCAAACACACATCCTCTGCTGTTCTGTACACCACCCTCCCATTGCTTTAAATATTGAAGATGGATAATGGTGTTCGCCTTCTTCCCGAGGCCAGGCAGAAAGCTTGGAGATGGAGAAGCAAGCACACGCACTCATGTAGAAGCACACGCATGCTCTTAGACATGACAAGAAACACAAGATGCCTCATTCacgaggggaaaaaaagacccAACAAGGATTCAACTTTACTTTACCCCATCTCTCTACCCCAGCTTTCTTGATTAGTTTTGTTGCAAAGCTGCTGATCTGTCCAACCCAGTTTGGTTATACAAACTACCATCAGATGCTTCCCATGCTAAGCATCTTGAGAAACACCACTGTAGAGTCATCATTCATCCAATTTGGACTTCTTTGACATCAGTGGCCCCTCACTGATTCCTTTCTCTAAGTCCCCATTAAATCTGTAATGACAGCACAGATGTTGCATAACAACATGAACTAAGGTGCTGCTAGGTGTCACGCCATAATCACCATGATAATCATAATCTCCTGAAGCTGATGGATGCCCTAATTATGAAATAATTCTGTCAGCAGTCTTCACACAACACCTGGGTAGTGTTAATATGGATTTAACATCTGTGTTTAGGAATTCTATAGTGCATTCAAAAATATCAGACTTCCCTCAGATTTTGTTTCTCttacaaaaatgaaatcatAGAAATAACAGAACTTTGAGGATTTTTATTGTACCTTGATCTGTGATATGTCTTGAAAGGATGCAAGTCAAATAACATAATACATTCCACATTCTGACTTAAATAACCCCCCCAAAGACAAAGGAAAAATGTtcacacaagaaagaaaaaacaataaatgacaaaacaacTGATAGACCTAAACAGGCAGGCCACCATAAATAACAAGCTGttatcttttctctttttttttatcatcataatGTGCAAATAAAAGATCATATGCTCATTTAATACAATTGTAAACCTAGGGATAAAAATTGAAACAGCAGCCCCTTATTTTAGCAGTAAATAGTGCAGAAAAATTGGTGATCACATTTTGGGAAGACTTTAGAGAGTTGGTTGGCGGTGCTGGTGGTGgtattatttatgtgtgtgtgtgcgtatgggggggggggttacatgTGGTAGACCAACAGATGGACACGCATGGATGACCATCTGCATGGGTGACATTTTCTTGCAGTTTAGGGATTTAGGGAAATCTTCTGGCAGGTAAACACCGTCCTCGGGAGGAAGAAGACAAAGTAAGCATTGACAACAGCACCCTTGGCAGCACCTGGGATGGTTGAGATGTTTGTAACTAACTGACAACATCTCCATTAGACTGTAAATAATCCCACACAGAGACTGTACAGGGAGATAACAATCATCAAGTGCAGCACAAACTGCTGAATCAAAGAAGGTGATAAGTTACGGTATAGGAGGCCTTGAGACCACAATCAGAGGGATGGTGAGGTGTCAAGAGGGGTGGGCGGTGGAGCGCCCTGGTAGCCGAGTGGTTACTGCGCATGACACACAACCGACTTTGGTTGCGTGTCAagggacccttgttgcatgtcatgccCCCCTCTCTTTCCTGTCTGCTTGTCTACTATCAGCTATCCATctataaaaaccaaaaaaaaaaacaagaaacaacaacagagggGTGGGTGGTGTGTTGTGTATATTATGGGGCCCGATTGGTCAGGAGTGTCCGAACGGAGCCTGTGTGTTCAGGGGTCTCTGGACAATGACAGCGTTCGCCAAATCCGCCTCCTCAAGACTTAACTCTTTGTCGTTGAGCTCTCGGAAGGGAAGTGATGTCGTCAGGATGAAAGGTGGGCAGCTCCTCTGGCAGCGTGCCACGAAATCTTGAACATCAGTGATCCTAGCCAAAATCAGACAAAATTAAAGACAAAGCATCTGGACGgaagatttaaaaaacacacactagaGGAAGATAGTTGGAAATATTCCCTACTGAACAtcattcattgtttgttttcaggagCATTCTCGGCCAAAGACTCTACTCTCTCTTGTGACACATGATTTCTCTCTGAAGTACTATACTAGTAACATCATCTATTATTTATTACGACCCAGCATATACAAGTGATCCTATGGCGGCTCTCCTGCTAACACTGAGGCTAGCTGGAGGTTGGAGGGGTTCAGTCCTCTCCATCCTTTAGCTACTAACCCTGTTATATAAATGCTGCATCAGAGTTACGCAATCCCTCTCTGGGGATTTTATAGATCCACTCCGTTGCTACATCTCAGATTATGTTTTCTGCAGCCCCATGCACTGTGGCAGGGGATATAACATGCACCATGCCTGCAACTCCACCAGACTAGAACAAAGCATTACGTAATCTTCAAACAAACCCCCTAGCCACATccaaaacaagaacaaacaaaaatctttttgtcatcttttgaGTTACTTCTTTCCTGCGATGTTTGAGATTATGATATTTACAGACTGCACAGCAGGGGTGGGAAGAGTCAAGATGTTATTACACCAAGTAGTTActcttgtttttaatatgtAGATATTATTTGATGATGTCAAGCTCGCAGATTGAGAAGAAGATGTTTGAGCCTTGAGAATGTGATACGCACCGATGTGATAGGTTAAACCTCTGTACCAATCTCCTGCCATCAGCCAACCAGATCTGCAGGGAGGTAACAGGAAGGGTGTGGTCTAGTGTTACCATGGGAATAGGAGGAGATTCTCCATCCTCGTGCACAGATGGTGACCTGGCCACTACTCTGGGTGCAACACTGGGAATggacagaaaaaataacagattaagCACCAGTTTAAAGTAGACACAGGATAGgaattatatattttcttacatGGATAACTGCTTGGTATGGGCAGATAAAATCTCAAAGAAAATCCTCTTTGGACTCCCAAGAGAATTTTCTATTCATACAATAATGCTTTGAAAATGTTGAGGCTCTCATTTCATCAGGGTGACTGTCTTGCTTTGTCAGATTTGCCTGTCAGTTTTTAGATACCTGGGTTTAGAAGGACACCTAGTGGTATAAAGTAGAATAGTCTCTTCCTATAATAGATTCAGATCTTGTGATCTGTGCCACTATTTGAGACAATAATGCCAACTCAGCAGTGATTATTTATAACAAATATTAGATGTTATGTGCAAAATAATTCTTTATAGAAGGGAAAAGTTATGTTTTAACATATATAACACTCTGAAATTTTACGTCTCCCCTGTTAATACTATCAGATATGAGAATCTCTAACCTGCCGAGCCGGTATCCTCGGCCACTGAACGGGTGAAAGGCTTTTTTCTTGGGAACATAATTCTCCTCCGTCAGATCCTCCACGCTGATCTCCagctcttcctcttctgctctgctctcccaCTCTGCCGGAAGCTCCCTGGGACAGATTAAAGACCAGGCTTTGACTCTAGTCAGATCAATCAATATGACAAATGAACACTAATGAGCGTTATGCTTTATCTATGTTATGTCGCCTGGTCGTGGTCTGTAGGAGGGACATCTCTACTGCTAATTTCCTTTTGGAGACTGATGGGTTCAACTGTACGATTGAACCGATGAATTGAACCAGGGATAGACATTATGTTACATATGAGTTAGATAAGTTAGATATCTCTCTATACATGTTGTATGTACACATTTTAGAAGTTTTTATGTAATGTAAAGGTatacattgtttgtttaaatttgtatttcttAACAGAGGAAATGGCAGTTATCAGCGGACATGGTGAAATGTGCCAAAAACCAACGTTGAgctgaggtgaaaaaaaaaataaaaaattgaacaactcagagaaatctttttttttttcaataataacCCTTTCAGACCAACAGCAACCTGTGTCTGTGGTCAATCTCAATGAATCAATGCATATCATCTGACCTCATTTTGCAACTACAAGTTGAatctaaataaagaaaaagagaaataaatatatagagagagggagcgagagagagagaactgaaACTTAATTTGGTATTTATGTAATTTCAGAGTTATGAAATATCTAGTGATGAAGTAACCACAATAACGAAAaactaacacttttttttcccatgaaGCACTGTCCTCCACCATTAAGTGTTTGACAATGGGAGGGAACCTGCTTGTTTCAGGCCAGATAGTGAGTTAATAAAGCCAGAAATCTCATCACATGTAGAACTAACTGTTAAGTCATCAATATTAATCAACAAACCTATAGAGGCTTCATATATGATGGTCCTTTTGTgctttaaaactgtaaaacctTACTTATTACAACGTTATAAGACTTTGGAAATTCTGGCTTGTCCGAATGAAACTCACCCCCTTTTGATGGCATCCAGGAAGTCTTGGTTTTCTGGTACGGAGTAGCTGCGAAACTCCTCATCGTTTACAGTGAAGCCATCCTTCCACAGCCTCACCACCATCTCCACCTGGAACGAAAGCCACAACAGTGAGCTCTCATGAGTCTGAGACACAATCATCCATGTAGGAGCTGAACTCCACACTTGGTCAACAGCTCAAGTGGCCACTCTGCTGGTAATACGAGAAATGTCAGCCTCACTCTGTTCTTTTTAATCaatgaaatatatattgtatgtatatatttagtatatttatttattcattgtgaCTATAAGGTCATGATTGCATTCATACAAAGTTATTACACAAAACAGGTAACAGTCAACAGTTATTAATTCTAATTTCTGAAAAGCTTAAGTTGATGCTTTCCTGTGATGGCTGCATGGTGCACATTTCAAGAATCGACCGAAGATTTAATTAATAGAATTTGTTTCTGACCTTTGAAGTCCCGGAGGCATCATAACAGATCTTCTCCACCTCATCAAGGAGGTCTTCTACCGAGAAGCTACGCCTCATTGGAGCCTCCGCTTCATTTTCTTCATTGACAACCCTTTAAAGGATAGACAGGTGTGTAATTCAGTCATTATATGCCTTATTAACTTCACCTTGCCTCCCAGTCACAGGGGTTattatacagaaaatatttagttCCCGACCCCAAAATTAAGCTATAGGTATGTGTTTCTAAACCAGAAAATGTGCCACCAGAAAAAGACTGTGCTCTCAGTGACACATTAACATTCAAGCAAATCAATTTGTCATTTGAGGGGCttcacacttaaaaaaaaatactaaccTCCAACATAACATCCAGTGAGTTGAATTGCTACTGTATGGCTCTCATTTTAAACTCTTCCCTTTAAATATAAGGAAATTAAAGGAACAATGCAACCAATTTGATGAGACTTACCACTTTTCATCTTTCTCACCCCCCACAGTGTCAATATCTTTCATGACGTTTTGTGTTTTCCATCTAAAGGGGGAAAACAACATGCTAAGTCatgagcaaaacacatttcatcataACGGCTTTACAGAGTATATTTTTAGGACACCTTTATTAGGCGGGTTATCATGTAAATTGATTAAACAGCATTCACATGTACACAATTAGTGAGTTAGACGGTTACAAAATGCCCCAATacatgttcatttcattttaataaaggtCTATAACGTTACTGGTAAACATACACCACCACAAACAGCCTGTAGCCTTAACGTTCATTATATAAGTGGGCGTCACAGAGCACAGTACGCACGCAGACCCAAAAACACAGGACCTGTGTATAACAtggataatatatatatatatatatacatttacacacaactGATGCTCATTTACATGCGCGTAATAAGGCTGAGGTCAAATACTGATTTACCAGTCCGCGTTTTCTCGGTTAATCCGGGGCTACACATCTGCAGCCATAAATTTCGAGCAGCAGCTCTTGTGCTGAGCAATGCGTGACGTAAGCAGTGCCGTAAAACTGGCTCCAGTGTCGTAATGATACTATACTGCTGAGCTCTGCACATCCTCTTCCAATTGAAACTGATGATACAGTGTTAAATGGCATGGTAAACACACCTGATACACTAGGGCACCCCTATAGAGCAATATTgctctaataaaaaaaaatactgaatatgtATTAACAGCATGCTAGTAgattctatctatctatctatctatctatctatctatctatctatctatctatctatcgtgAAATCATTGTATTTGCCTCTCCAGCTGCGGGGCGCACCACTGTATCCCTGTAGGCTAACATCATTATTCACTACAATAATAATGCACTGCATTCAAATACTCATATCATGGGGTGTACAATGATAATAATTAGGctaatatgatatatatatatatatatatatatatatatatatatatatatatatatatatatatatatatatatatatatatatatatatatatatatatatatatatatttgtgctTGTCATCTTTTCATCAGTAAATTAATGAGTTGTATTATGATTACGTTTCTGTTAATCTTCTTGAAACACATGGTGCATCTGTGGTTCAGCAAGATTATAATGATCACATCTGTATGCTTTAATATTATCATTCACTGTGGTATATTATCAGAGTGATAACAGGTTCCAACCTTATGTTCATTTACTAATTTCTTCAGTTAAATCACAGATTAAGTCCTCAACACCTTCATGCATATGGACATAATGTCATAGGAATAGAAGGAAAtaaagcaatgttttttttttttagcttataaataaatatagattGAGACAAAATGATGAACCAGATGGCTAGCACAGTGGCATTTTCAGTCATGCCAGAAATAGAactggcaacacacacacatacagtacatacacacacagttttggGTTTCAGCAGTGCTCCCCAAACTGGGGTCAAGGGATCCCACAGAGGATCTGGAGAGGATCACAGGGACTTCCTGgcaaaatacagttttgtttaATGTCACTTTTACTTTGTAGCAAACCTAATCTGATCAAAGATTTCAAACTTTCCACTGTTATTGCCCCACCTGCAGTAGAGACagataacaaaataattcaATACGTTTGGATATGCACTTTGAGCGTATAGTAATGAGTGATAACATGTTATTTGACATCCTACAAAATAACCTTTTAAGGTGGTAGTAATAATGCTTTTATGAAATATTTCCACTGTTCCAGAATCAACACATTTTTCGTGATTCAAGACCAGGTTTTATGTTTACATAATTACTATAATACACAGATCACGTACTTTTTTTGATATTAGCATTTAGAATTAAGGAGAGTGGATTGTAACATGTAATGGTCAATTGTGAAAACAGTGAAGATTTGGTCTTTCCAGTAACTGCTGTCTGCATCTGTTCTCTGCCAGCTTCAAAAAGACTCCCATCCCGCTTAacttttataatttatattccTCTCCactaaaaacaagaaaataaaaagttaaaaatcacTACAGCACGATATTCATCTGAAGGGTACACTGTGTACTCAAGATTACAGACGTTATCTTCTTATTTTTCTTGACCTTATTTCCTTTCCTTATTCCTCTTGACAGTGGTTgtcaaactttttcacgtcaaggatccctaaactgacacaaatttgataagattttgtcccagggtcccccatctgtTAAGATCTTTGCTTTtagatggggttttttttacataaagtGTATAAAAcccattatcaaaatagtcatacattctgtcattgtattGTGGATGGaattatattgaaaataaattgcTCCCCTTGTTGCTGGAGACTCCCTGGAGTCCCTTCAATGTCCCCTGGGGGTCCAAGGAACTCACTATGAAAACCACTGCTTCTTGATACTTATTTTAATGTAGCAGTGACTTCATTGTACTTCATCTGGAATTCTGTCTCAGCTGCATCTTGCAATTTATTATGACCCATAACATTACATAAACATTAGTATTGACTATTATGGGCTCTTTGATGTTTATGTAGTATCCATATGAAAACAATGATGTTAGTTCTTTGAAGTAGACGTCCAGTCAACAAAAATTAATGCATCTGCTCAACAGACCCATTCACTTGACagaagaagggagagagagggagagagagagggagagagagagggagagagagagggagagagagagggagagagaagagagagagagagagagagagagagagagagagagagagagagagagagagagagagagagagagaaatggcgCCTCGATGCTGCGCTCACTGAGGCAGTGTTTGGAGCCGGTTAGGGAGACTCTGTAAGggcagacaaaagaaaaaacaaacatggtgaACACAAGGAAAAGCTCACGGCCAGGGAGCGGTCCCTTCATCTCCTCGAGGACTAGGTCGTCGTCGAGAAACGAGCGAAACTCTGAAGACCATGTAAGCCGGTTTCTTTTCTTTGCCGGCGAGCTAGCTGGCTCTTGCTAGTTGGCTAGGTAGCTGTAGCCGTGGCCTCAAGGTGCTCCACACAATGTATTATTCACAGCAAAAATACGAGCAGTGTTGGACTTGACACCCGCACAGTCACGCAGATACACAACAAAAGACACGAATGGAGCGATTCACACGGGTGTCATTCGCCCTGAACGTATTGCACAGCTGTCAAATCACAAGCTAGCGATGTTAACTCCCGGCTAGCCCTAAGTTGAGTTCCCTTTGTGTTTGGCAATTTTACCCGGCGGACTTGTTTCACCATTGTCTCTACAAATAAGCCTTTCAAATAAGGACAACTCGGATTTTGACACGGGGCCACTAGCGTTGCTTCATGTCGTCGTCCTGGAAGTATTACAGCAGTTATTTTCTCAAACGTGAAGAAAAATAGCGTTAGTTAAAGCTAGCGTGTATAGGGTACAGCTAGCCCAACAGCTAGCTGACAGTGGGGGAAGGGAGTCCAGGTTCACAACAGTTGGCTGGCTCATGTCCCGTATTTAGCAAGTATGAACTTGGTGAACTTTGTGTTATTAGTACCCTTAAAGACCACTAAACATCCTGTTTTTACTGTAAGTGTTTTAAACGCACTGATATAATGCTATACGATTTTGCTTTACTTATTCCAAATGTACACTAAATCATCAGCTTTACTCACAGTCCGTCTGACCTACAAGCTGTCTGACAGTCtttgtttcaaaatgtaaacattgaGATTATGTAAGGCAAGGCTCCCTGTTTCTGCGTTATTTACAATCATCAAAGCACTCAACACAGACAAACCCTATAGTTCACCGATCTGATGATTTATTGATAGTCATTAGCACATTCTTGAGTTTTAATGGGCTGTTTGGCGAGGGTTTATACTTTCTTAAATTGTGGTTCAAAAAATTCGACTCATTCCTGGCTTATGGCCAATCCAGCTGGTTGCAAGCCAGGCTAACTGATGGCACATGAAATGTGATCTGTGATTAAAAGGCTTAAGAGTAATAAACCTTACACTCTCACAGTTTTATTTCTAGAAGTCAGATTGTTTGTGTACTCTTCGCTGTCACATATCTGTGGCAGtttgatgtgtgtaaatgtttgttcTTGTAAACGTGGACTAAAGAGTGACAATCTTTTTGTGACAATGTTTGGATTTAAAGGAGGAGTAATACTGGGCAGTACCAATATGAACCCCATCAGGCCTCCTCTGAGTCTTTGCTCACTGATGGTACATCTTGCACTTTGCAGTCTGTCTGCATCTATCTATCCAGCCAGTCAGGCAAACCCCTTTGCAGGCATTGCAGACAGTTGCCTATGACAACAGTGAGATATGCTCTCATATCAGCAGGGAAGTTAAGCTGTGAAGGGCGTGAACATCAAGGGCATATGTCTGGTTGGGGCTCTGTTGTGATTCAGAGAATACACTGAGGAGTTATGTACAAGATGTCTCGTCTCATCGTGATACTCTTACCTGGTCTTGCTATTTGGAGTTCTTGCTTTCTTATGTTTTTATGGATTTGATTTTTATGTGAGCAGTTTGGTCATGCATGTTTCTGGATTCATACAATGATTGACACAGTGATTTCTTTTAATGCAAatatttgtgaaatgttgtgacAGTATGTGAGatcctcttttctctgttgcttcatgttatgatttttttttactgttgtgttcactcttccctcctttttcttAAACATTGGTGTGGTGTATTTATGTTCATCAGAAGGAGGCCGGTAGTGATGTGAGCAGTACCAGCAGCCCGTGGTTGGCTCCCCCTTCCAAGCGGACGCGGCGGCAGACCGCCTCTGAGCCCAGCTCCAGTGATACCTCCCCATCCCCTCAGACTAAGGGCCAGAGGGTCAGCTGGGACATTCCCACCTACCGCACTAGGTCAGCTGCAGGATTTTGTCTTACTTTATGATTATGTTGTGCAGCATAATGATAGACAAGTATATTACTACATTGATTTCTGCAGAAATATGTTGTGTCAAGATTAAGTTGTATCAAAGTCATGTAGTTTTTTGGTTTGTCTGCAAGTGTAAGTAATCCAGAGTTGGTCTAGATGTGATGTGATATGAGCTCTCAAATAGTGTTATTtgtcagtccctccaggattctgcagaattttttattttttataattgcGATCAAAAATGCTTGCTTTTGCAGTGGCTGTTCTCAAAAATTGCAATACAATTtacaatgttttatgtgctcttacTATGGTAAAATTGCAGGAATTGGGAAAAAATTGCAAGCGAAGGAAAATAATgcgattattattattattttttttaaactactaccaatgaagagtcatatgtaatcacttcAATCACTTCCTTTGATAAAAATCAcactgcatatcacagaaacaactatgtTTCAGTgctaatttaaatgtattttctgaacatgagaaccatgggctcaaagttatataaaagaaaaatattgtacaagagttccatttataagcctttattaaataaactttca is a window from the Thunnus thynnus chromosome 18, fThuThy2.1, whole genome shotgun sequence genome containing:
- the ubxn2a gene encoding UBX domain-containing protein 2A isoform X2, producing the protein MKDIDTVGGEKDEKWVVNEENEAEAPMRRSFSVEDLLDEVEKICYDASGTSKVEMVVRLWKDGFTVNDEEFRSYSVPENQDFLDAIKRGELPAEWESRAEEEELEISVEDLTEENYVPKKKAFHPFSGRGYRLGSVAPRVVARSPSVHEDGESPPIPMVTLDHTLPVTSLQIWLADGRRLVQRFNLSHRITDVQDFVARCQRSCPPFILTTSLPFRELNDKELSLEEADLANAVIVQRPLNTQAPFGHS
- the ubxn2a gene encoding UBX domain-containing protein 2A isoform X1 encodes the protein MCSPGLTEKTRTGKSVFDLSLITRIWKTQNVMKDIDTVGGEKDEKWVVNEENEAEAPMRRSFSVEDLLDEVEKICYDASGTSKVEMVVRLWKDGFTVNDEEFRSYSVPENQDFLDAIKRGELPAEWESRAEEEELEISVEDLTEENYVPKKKAFHPFSGRGYRLGSVAPRVVARSPSVHEDGESPPIPMVTLDHTLPVTSLQIWLADGRRLVQRFNLSHRITDVQDFVARCQRSCPPFILTTSLPFRELNDKELSLEEADLANAVIVQRPLNTQAPFGHS